One part of the Mesotoga sp. BH458_6_3_2_1 genome encodes these proteins:
- the brxL gene encoding protease Lon-related BREX system protein BrxL — MELDALDLKVLKIYPEYVIKKSLVRNLKIGYNVPTYVLEHLLGTYADLSDPRDIKGVDSVREILEKHFLRPDMAELVKMQLRDKGFFRVIDRIDAWLDITKNEYIAGLQNLSIKNGVITDELVKEHPKMLLGGMWAIIDLIYDHNTYPGRPFVVEKIHPIQLSNFIRDQFVDRRKEFTVGEWTDLIIRSIGLEPKKMDDRQKLFQLLRLVPLVEKNYNLVELGPRATGKSYIYREISPCSFLLSGGNTTVAQLFYNIATRKVGLVGEWDLIAFDEVAGMQFKDKQALQMLKDFMESGTFARKVEVVAEAGIVFNGNINDDVQTLLKMSHLFEPFPVEMQDTALLDRIHAYLPGWEVAKLRAELFTDHFGFAIDYFSEVMRSLRGSSAVNAPDSYFNFGSQLNRRDEKAVRKTLSGLLKLLYPDGEYTKEAIEEVLAFSIECRRRVKEQLKKLGGLEFWDTNFSYIDKESKKETYVSVNEGGSKALISQDPLPPGVVYTVSIAGGKTTLLKVETIVVPGSGRQNISGGGMKAKEALKTTISCIGSNQRKYLPSNSALKDYDIAVQLTPMIGSEVGDDITVAIFVSILSAIHKNTLKKGLGIIGDMTITGSLKTTLSFVDRVTMLAENGAKSITVPLEQMANLASVSMDTISKIIPIPIAGPEDAFMRARLED; from the coding sequence GTGGAGCTGGACGCCCTAGACCTGAAGGTTCTGAAGATATATCCCGAGTACGTGATAAAAAAGTCGCTCGTCAGGAACTTGAAGATAGGCTACAACGTCCCGACTTACGTCCTCGAGCACCTGCTAGGAACCTACGCCGACCTGTCCGATCCCAGAGACATAAAGGGCGTGGATAGCGTCAGGGAGATACTGGAGAAACACTTTCTCAGACCGGATATGGCGGAACTCGTGAAGATGCAGCTCCGCGATAAAGGCTTCTTTCGTGTCATAGACAGGATAGACGCCTGGTTGGACATAACCAAAAACGAATACATCGCCGGACTGCAGAACCTGAGCATAAAGAACGGGGTAATTACAGACGAACTGGTGAAGGAGCATCCTAAAATGCTTCTCGGTGGTATGTGGGCGATAATAGATTTGATCTACGACCACAACACCTACCCCGGAAGGCCTTTTGTAGTAGAGAAGATACATCCCATACAGTTGAGCAACTTCATACGAGACCAATTCGTGGATAGAAGAAAAGAGTTCACGGTGGGCGAGTGGACCGACCTCATAATACGCTCGATAGGTCTCGAACCGAAGAAGATGGACGACAGACAGAAGCTCTTCCAGCTTCTCAGACTCGTCCCTCTGGTCGAAAAGAACTACAACCTCGTGGAACTGGGACCGAGAGCTACCGGTAAGTCGTACATATACCGAGAAATCTCGCCTTGTTCATTCCTCTTATCCGGGGGAAACACTACCGTCGCCCAGCTTTTCTACAACATAGCCACACGAAAGGTCGGACTCGTAGGAGAATGGGATCTGATAGCCTTCGACGAAGTTGCCGGGATGCAGTTCAAAGACAAACAGGCGCTTCAGATGCTGAAAGACTTTATGGAATCTGGGACTTTCGCTAGAAAGGTAGAGGTGGTTGCCGAGGCGGGCATAGTCTTCAACGGAAACATTAACGATGATGTGCAGACTCTGTTGAAGATGTCTCATCTATTTGAGCCCTTCCCCGTAGAGATGCAAGACACCGCACTTCTGGACAGGATACACGCATATCTTCCGGGCTGGGAAGTGGCGAAACTCAGAGCCGAACTCTTCACAGATCACTTCGGTTTCGCAATAGACTACTTCTCCGAGGTTATGAGGTCCTTAAGGGGAAGTTCCGCAGTTAACGCACCGGACAGTTACTTCAACTTCGGGAGCCAGCTGAACAGGAGAGACGAGAAGGCGGTCCGAAAGACTCTATCCGGTTTGTTGAAACTTCTCTATCCGGACGGGGAGTACACTAAAGAAGCGATAGAAGAAGTCCTGGCCTTCTCCATAGAATGCCGGAGGAGAGTAAAGGAGCAGCTGAAGAAACTTGGAGGGCTCGAGTTCTGGGACACGAACTTCTCGTACATAGATAAGGAGAGCAAAAAGGAAACCTATGTATCCGTGAACGAGGGAGGAAGCAAGGCCCTGATCTCGCAGGATCCACTGCCCCCGGGCGTGGTCTATACAGTCTCGATTGCCGGCGGAAAGACGACACTGCTGAAGGTAGAAACTATAGTTGTTCCCGGTTCGGGAAGGCAGAACATAAGCGGTGGCGGGATGAAAGCGAAGGAAGCTCTGAAGACCACGATCTCCTGCATAGGCTCTAATCAGCGAAAGTACCTGCCATCCAACTCGGCGTTGAAGGATTACGACATAGCGGTGCAGCTCACCCCTATGATAGGCAGCGAAGTGGGCGATGACATAACGGTCGCCATATTCGTCTCCATACTTTCCGCCATACACAAGAACACCCTGAAGAAGGGATTGGGAATAATAGGAGATATGACGATAACGGGAAGCCTTAAGACCACGCTGTCCTTCGTCGACAGGGTAACGATGCTCGCAGAAAACGGAGCCAAATCTATCACCGTACCCCTGGAACAGATGGCAAACCTCGCAAGTGTATCTATGGACACGATCTCGAAAATCATACCCATACCCATCGCCGGCCCCGAAGACGCCTTTATGCGCGCGAGGCTGGAGGATTGA
- a CDS encoding PglZ domain-containing protein — translation MYLLGIVLTRLEKLDSSIPVVLKDSDLLLRESLSYFEEQGWHYLVLENLDREFLTMLEAESLAQSGRKVIVYIANRSEKDLVYLAEYWDRGNGELISAINLLSELRIARGDFKKDFLVSLVRYGLNRDKDWWQDLKKRGLENISKIVKESLWELLSDSNYAKSLSEAERNFIFTHFANATFDLKLTASSSPEEASTLIAEKILEASYKSRPGDELHEYYSEWTRESEWEESLHLHAEKFSKVRKEELLANIELFEDDCKHPFTVIEKELFDKKIQAILQEENAAQAIEFAKERTRKRKKRDEDREAGVYWEELLWLEPLLQEPDLSSIGSLESFLSVYSSTLWKYDSLDRKLRHSHLPDKLKTWAVKKVSGINKIAENHWKSHYDPKIQTEQPGLLYRILKGEGKKAIIVVDALRYELSCELSLKRKANVQNKPILAVTPTETPVGMGALFSSGEIEKILKDKRVFIVDKKTGKTLDSVPNREENLKELLPGVEIIQLGSELPETEKLVVKTRDIDSMGHEELMEFYGDIMTKLSDMADKLVKAGYEVHFTSDHGFYLPVPGETVKQDKTVSYSSGIRYSLNSAKPEEGKYEQTGSSYILYANSGNVFKDYGGHFWHGGITYQEVIIPHLVITPVVGERRKRVMIGNKDRLKVVQKDHFEVFLFTEIDMFGIAPRVYIQCLDQKIEIEEAVNEETRQKIKVNAKSGETFKIEVRDLEDGTLMDWVECEYLPTRERIF, via the coding sequence ATGTACCTGCTTGGCATCGTATTGACAAGACTCGAGAAACTGGACAGTTCAATACCCGTGGTGTTAAAAGACTCCGATCTCTTGCTGCGGGAAAGTCTCTCTTACTTCGAGGAACAGGGCTGGCACTACCTGGTACTGGAAAATCTCGACAGGGAGTTTCTCACGATGCTCGAGGCAGAGAGTCTTGCCCAGTCTGGCAGAAAGGTCATCGTTTACATAGCCAACCGCTCGGAGAAGGATCTCGTCTATCTTGCGGAGTACTGGGACAGGGGAAACGGAGAGTTAATATCTGCCATAAACCTGCTGAGTGAGCTCAGAATTGCCCGTGGAGACTTCAAGAAAGACTTCCTCGTTTCTCTCGTGAGGTACGGCCTGAATAGGGATAAAGACTGGTGGCAAGACCTGAAGAAACGAGGTTTGGAGAACATAAGCAAGATTGTGAAGGAGAGCCTGTGGGAGCTGTTAAGCGACAGCAACTACGCCAAGAGCCTGTCGGAAGCAGAAAGGAACTTCATCTTCACTCACTTCGCAAACGCGACCTTCGACCTGAAGCTCACTGCCTCTTCCTCACCGGAGGAAGCCTCAACCCTCATAGCCGAGAAGATACTCGAGGCCTCATACAAGAGCAGACCGGGTGATGAACTTCACGAATACTACAGTGAATGGACGAGAGAGAGCGAGTGGGAAGAGAGCCTTCACCTCCACGCAGAGAAATTCTCCAAGGTCCGCAAGGAAGAACTTCTTGCTAATATTGAGCTCTTCGAGGATGATTGCAAGCATCCATTCACGGTTATTGAGAAAGAGCTATTCGATAAGAAAATACAGGCCATCTTACAGGAAGAAAACGCCGCACAGGCGATAGAGTTCGCGAAAGAGAGGACTAGAAAGAGAAAGAAGAGAGACGAGGACAGAGAAGCTGGAGTCTACTGGGAGGAACTCCTCTGGCTAGAACCGCTCCTGCAAGAGCCCGACCTCTCGAGCATAGGCTCGCTGGAGAGCTTTCTCTCTGTTTACTCGAGCACTCTCTGGAAATACGACTCTCTCGACAGGAAACTGAGACACTCCCACCTCCCCGACAAACTGAAAACCTGGGCTGTGAAAAAAGTATCCGGGATAAACAAGATAGCGGAGAACCACTGGAAGAGCCATTACGATCCTAAGATTCAAACGGAACAACCCGGCCTCCTTTACAGAATACTGAAGGGTGAGGGCAAGAAGGCAATTATCGTGGTAGATGCCCTGAGATACGAACTCTCCTGTGAGCTTAGTCTTAAGAGAAAGGCGAATGTACAAAACAAGCCCATACTCGCGGTAACGCCAACGGAAACGCCCGTGGGAATGGGAGCACTCTTCTCATCCGGAGAGATCGAAAAGATACTGAAGGACAAAAGAGTCTTCATAGTGGATAAGAAGACCGGCAAGACGCTGGATAGCGTTCCGAATAGAGAGGAAAACCTGAAGGAACTCCTTCCGGGAGTGGAGATAATCCAGCTGGGCTCGGAACTGCCCGAGACAGAAAAGCTGGTTGTAAAGACTCGAGACATAGACTCTATGGGCCACGAAGAGCTGATGGAATTCTATGGAGACATAATGACCAAACTCTCCGATATGGCAGACAAACTGGTAAAGGCGGGCTATGAGGTGCACTTCACGAGTGACCACGGCTTCTATCTTCCCGTCCCCGGAGAGACGGTCAAACAGGACAAGACTGTAAGCTACTCATCCGGAATCAGGTACAGCCTAAACAGCGCCAAACCCGAGGAAGGCAAATACGAACAGACCGGCAGCAGCTACATACTGTACGCAAACAGTGGGAACGTCTTCAAAGACTACGGCGGCCACTTCTGGCACGGAGGAATAACTTACCAGGAGGTAATAATCCCTCACCTAGTCATAACCCCAGTTGTGGGGGAGAGAAGAAAGAGAGTGATGATCGGAAATAAAGATAGACTGAAAGTGGTTCAGAAGGATCACTTCGAAGTCTTCCTCTTCACCGAGATAGATATGTTCGGTATCGCTCCCAGGGTGTATATACAGTGCCTGGATCAAAAGATCGAGATAGAAGAGGCGGTAAACGAGGAAACGAGACAGAAAATAAAGGTGAACGCGAAGAGCGGCGAAACCTTCAAGATTGAAGTGAGAGATTTGGAAGACGGCACTCTTATGGACTGGGTGGAGTGTGAGTATTTGCCAACGAGAGAGCGCATATTCTGA